The sequence CAGTAGCCGAGCCGCTCGTGGAACGGCAGCTTCTGCTCCACCCCGGGCAGCCGGCCCTGCTGCAGGCCCGCCTGCCGCATGACGAAGCCGAGCGTGTCCAGCGCGGCGAGGACGTGCTGCTGGGCGGGGAGCGGGTGGACGAAGACCGGCACCATCGCCCCCTGGTCCAGGTCGGGGTCGACCGACACCTCGGTACGCAGCCCGGTGCGCAGGCTCATCAGCGGCACCCCGCCGAAGATGGTCACCGGCGTCTCCCAGGGCAGCGGGAAGGCGAAGTCGACCGCCCGCCGCCGGCCGGCCGGCACCACGAACCGGCCGGCGATCGGCACCTGGTGGTACTGCATCAGCCGGCGGGGCGAGTCGGGATCCTCCGGCTCGACCTGGGCGACCAACCCGAGCCGGACATGCCGGACCGGCACGTCCGCACCCGCGGCCGTGAGCACCACCCGGCCGGGTAGCCGCAGGCCCGGTCGGGTGCTGGGGTTGGGCACGCTGGTGCTCACCGAGAGCCCGGTCCAGACGGACTCCGCCGACACCCCGGTCAGCCGCATCCAGCACCCCCTCTCCCCCAAGCCGGCGGCATTCCCCGGATGCCGGCCCGGCACTCCTGGCCGCACTCCGTGCGCCGTCCTGGCCGGTCGTGGGCCCGGCTCCGCGCCTGGTCGGCGATGTGACGGTGCCCGGGCGACAACCGTGCGCGGTTTGGGCGTGTTTGTTGTTGCTGGAGCGACAACAAACGCACCCAAAGAGCCTTGGCGCGCATCCCCGGGGACGGGCGGTGTGGAGACGGATCCGGCCGCCGGGCCTGAGGCACCCGGCGGCCGGACGAGAGTCGGACGGGACGTCAGCGCAACCGACGGCCCCGGGGCACCGGGTCGGTCTCGTCGTCGAACTCGCCGATGACCTCCTCCAGCAGGTCCTCCAGCGCCACGAAACCGATCGGCCGGGTCGGACCGCCGCCGTTGCGGACCAGCGCCAACTGGGCCTGCCGGCCGCGCATCGCCGCCACCGCCTCGGTGACCGAGGCGCCGGCGGGCAGGACGAACGCCGGGGTCATCAACTCCCCCGCGGTCGCCGTGCGGCCGTTGGTCACCGCCCGGACCGCCTCGCGTACGTGGACCAGGCCGCACACCTCGCCACCGGCGTCGACGACGGCCAGCCGGGAGCGGCCGCTGTCGCGGGAGACGTGCTCGATCCGCTCGGCGGTGTCCTCCCGCCGGACCGTGACGATCCGGTCGAACGGCTCCATCACCTGCGCCACGGTGGTGCCCTGCAACTCCAGCATGCTGGTCAGCATCTGGTGCTGCTCGGCGCCGAGCAGCCCGTGCTCCCGGGACTGCTCGAGCAGGATGCGCAGCTCGTCCGGGCCGTGCACCTGGGCCAGCTGGTCCTGCTGGCGTACGCCGACCAGCCGCAGGACCGCGTTGGCCAGCGCGTTCAGCGCGGAGAGCACCGGACGGGCGACCCGGGCGAAGGCCCGGAACGGCAGCGCCAGCAGCACCGCCGAGCGCTCCGCGTCGGTGATCGCCCAGGACTTCGGGGCCATCTCGCCGACGACCAGATGCAGGAAGGTCACCAGAGCCAGGGCGAACAGCAGCCCCACCACGTGGCTCGCCGCCTGCGGCAGCCCGACGGCGTGCAGCAGCGGGCTGACCAGGTGCTCGATCGCCGGTTCGGCCAGGGCGCCCAGCCCCAGCGTGCACAGGGTGATGCCGAGCTGCGCCCCGGCCAGCATCAGGCTCAGCTCGCGGGCCCCGTCGAGGGCCGCGCGGGCTGCCCGGCCGCCACCGGCGGCCAACTGTTCCAGGCGGTAGCGCTTGGCGGCGACCAGGGCGAACTCGGCCGCCACGAAGAAGCCGTTGAGCGCCAGCAGCACGATCGAGAAGAAGAGCGCGAAGCCGGGCGTCATGCCGCCACCTCGCTACGCTCGGCGCCGGCATGCGGCACCGCGCGGCTGCACCGACGATTCGCTCGCTGACGCTCGCTCATGCCGCCTCCTCCCGCCGCTCGGCCGGGGCCATCCGGAGCCGGACGGAGTCGGCCACGTGCCGGTCCACGGCCAGCACCTCGACCAGGGCGCGCGGCTCGACGTCGGACTCGTTGCCGTCGACGCCGAGGCTGATCTCCAGCCGGTCGCCCACCTCGGGCACCCGGCCCAGCTCCCGCATGACCAGGCCGGAGATGGTGTCGTACTCGGGCGCCTCGGGCAGCGCGATGCCGGTGCTGTCGGCGACCTCGTCGATCCGCCAGCGGGCGGGCACCACCCAGGACCCGTCCTCCTGCCGCGCCGGGGCCCGCTCCGGCGGGTCGTCCTCGTCGCGGATCGGGCCGACCAGTTCCTCGGCGATGTCCTCCAGCGTGATCACGCCGGCGAAGCCGCCGTACTCGTCGACCACGCAGGCGAGCTGCCGGTGCCCGACCCGGAGCCGGTCCAGCACCGTCGGCAACGGCAGGGTCTCCGGCACCAGCAGCGGGGGTACGGCCACCACCGCGACCCGGGTGGTGGCCCGCTCCGCTGGCGGCACCCCGAGCACGTCGGCGATGCCGACCACGCCGACCAGGTCGTCGACCCCCTCCGCGCCCTGCACCGGGAACCGGGAGTGGCCGGTGTCGAGCAGCTCGACGACCCGGCTGACCGGTTCGTCGGCCCGTACGGTGTGCACGTCGACCCGGGGGACCATGGCCTCCCCGGCGGTCAACTCCCGGAAGTCGAGGCCCCGGTCGAGCAGGTCGGACATGGTCGCGTCGAGATGCCCCTCCTCCCGGGACTCGGCGATGATCTGTTCCAGGTCCTCGGGGGTGGCGCCGCTCGGCAGCTCCTCGATCGGCTCGATGCCGACCCGACGCAGCAGCCGGACGGCGGCCCGGTCGAAGAGGGTGATCACCGGACCGGCGATCCGCAGGTAGATCAGGGTGGACCGGGCCAGCGCCCGCGCGACGGGCTCGGCGCGGGCGATGGCCAGGTTCTTCGGTGCCAGCTCGCCGAGGACCATCTGCACCACGGTGGCGATGATCAGGGCGAGCGCCACCGACAGCGGCAGCGCGACGGCGGTGGAGACCCCGGCGACGCCGAGCAGGCCGGCCAGCCCGGCACCCAGGTACGGCTCGGCGGCGTAACCGACCAGCAGGGCGGTCACGGTGATGCCGAGCTGGGCGCCGGAGAGCATGAAGGAGAGCCGGCCGGTCACCTCCAGGGCCCGGGCGGCGGCCAGGTCGCCGCCGTCGGCGAGCTGCTTGAGCTTGCCCCGGTCCACGGCGACGTAACCGAACTCCTGGGCCACGAAATAGCCGGTGGCGGCGGTGAGCACGATGATGAGAACGAGCCCGACGACGATCAGCACGGGAGGTTCAGGGCTCCCGGGGTCGTCGGGGCGAGGGGTTGCCGGGCCGTACCCGGCTGGCTACTGCTGCC comes from Micromonospora viridifaciens and encodes:
- a CDS encoding sporulation protein, translated to MRLTGVSAESVWTGLSVSTSVPNPSTRPGLRLPGRVVLTAAGADVPVRHVRLGLVAQVEPEDPDSPRRLMQYHQVPIAGRFVVPAGRRRAVDFAFPLPWETPVTIFGGVPLMSLRTGLRTEVSVDPDLDQGAMVPVFVHPLPAQQHVLAALDTLGFVMRQAGLQQGRLPGVEQKLPFHERLGYWVAPLYAGPITELELIFVTNAAGLEVLLWLDRRLSLAGVTHQSISRFRVWHAGAERRDWVATVDGWLRHAINRHAAAAAHSDWSATIRESAHVSRHPDEPVAPGYGLGGTAGGPGIGGGGGGGGGGDGT
- a CDS encoding hemolysin family protein translates to MTPGFALFFSIVLLALNGFFVAAEFALVAAKRYRLEQLAAGGGRAARAALDGARELSLMLAGAQLGITLCTLGLGALAEPAIEHLVSPLLHAVGLPQAASHVVGLLFALALVTFLHLVVGEMAPKSWAITDAERSAVLLALPFRAFARVARPVLSALNALANAVLRLVGVRQQDQLAQVHGPDELRILLEQSREHGLLGAEQHQMLTSMLELQGTTVAQVMEPFDRIVTVRREDTAERIEHVSRDSGRSRLAVVDAGGEVCGLVHVREAVRAVTNGRTATAGELMTPAFVLPAGASVTEAVAAMRGRQAQLALVRNGGGPTRPIGFVALEDLLEEVIGEFDDETDPVPRGRRLR
- a CDS encoding hemolysin family protein, which encodes MLIVVGLVLIIVLTAATGYFVAQEFGYVAVDRGKLKQLADGGDLAAARALEVTGRLSFMLSGAQLGITVTALLVGYAAEPYLGAGLAGLLGVAGVSTAVALPLSVALALIIATVVQMVLGELAPKNLAIARAEPVARALARSTLIYLRIAGPVITLFDRAAVRLLRRVGIEPIEELPSGATPEDLEQIIAESREEGHLDATMSDLLDRGLDFRELTAGEAMVPRVDVHTVRADEPVSRVVELLDTGHSRFPVQGAEGVDDLVGVVGIADVLGVPPAERATTRVAVVAVPPLLVPETLPLPTVLDRLRVGHRQLACVVDEYGGFAGVITLEDIAEELVGPIRDEDDPPERAPARQEDGSWVVPARWRIDEVADSTGIALPEAPEYDTISGLVMRELGRVPEVGDRLEISLGVDGNESDVEPRALVEVLAVDRHVADSVRLRMAPAERREEAA